In Bradyrhizobium sp. WD16, the genomic stretch ACTTTCTCGGAGTGCTGCGGATTCCCTTTCTCTATCGCAGCGCCACCATCGATGTCGCGCGCAAGCCGGCCGGCCTGCTCGGCGCCTTCGTGATGGGGCTTGCCTTCGCTTTCGGCTGGACGCCTTGCGCCGGCCCGGTGCTCGCCGCGGTGCTGTTCATGGCCGGCGCCGAGGACACGGTGGGTCATGGCGTGCTGCTGCTGCTGGCCTATTCCGCAGGCACCGGCATTCCCTTTCTGATCGCTGCCGCCTTTACCGGCCAGTTCATGGCCGCGCTGGCACGCCTGCGCCGCCATCTCGGGTCCGTCGAGAAGGCCATGGGAGTCTTCCTGGTGGCGACCGGTCTCGTCTTCCTCACCGGGGTGATGCCGCTCGTCTCGGAATGGCTGCTGGAGCACTTTCCCGGTCT encodes the following:
- a CDS encoding cytochrome c biogenesis CcdA family protein, producing MSLDVSLGAAFLAGLLSFLSPCILPLVPPFLCYMAGVSAADLSNGGAAIGRGRILVSALVFVAGFSAVFVGLGATASVFGKFITGHLSVLGTFAGIVIVAMGLHFLGVLRIPFLYRSATIDVARKPAGLLGAFVMGLAFAFGWTPCAGPVLAAVLFMAGAEDTVGHGVLLLLAYSAGTGIPFLIAAAFTGQFMAALARLRRHLGSVEKAMGVFLVATGLVFLTGVMPLVSEWLLEHFPGLASIG